The Acidicapsa ligni genome has a window encoding:
- a CDS encoding M20/M25/M40 family metallo-hydrolase produces the protein MLNAPITPKDKVAGLAAIDPILLTKELVGIESTTYHEGAVGDFLADFLSGRGWVVEKTAVPQPKESGRDESRWNVYGGSSDGTAELVFSTHMDTVPPFIGFSEDADFIYGRGVCDAKGIIAAQVAAAERLRAEGYSIGLLFVSGEERDSAGAKVANESPKGSRFLINGEPTDNRLALASKGALRAVLTSKGKMGHSAYPELGESAVHKLVEALSKVLAVPLPVEEGIGDSTLNVGQIQGGRAPNVIADHAEAQLLIRLVGDSSSTRAAIEEAAAGLAEVDFTLEIPFVKLRSVEGFPTMVAKFTTDIPQLTNWGEPLLLGPGSIHVAHTPHEKLAKKELLESVNLYVEIAKRLLG, from the coding sequence ATGCTGAATGCTCCTATTACGCCTAAAGATAAAGTGGCAGGTCTCGCCGCTATTGACCCAATTCTGTTGACAAAAGAACTTGTGGGGATCGAATCGACTACGTATCACGAGGGCGCGGTGGGGGATTTTCTGGCTGATTTCCTTAGCGGACGTGGGTGGGTGGTCGAGAAGACTGCGGTGCCTCAGCCGAAGGAAAGTGGGCGTGACGAGTCGCGATGGAATGTCTACGGAGGGTCATCCGATGGCACTGCGGAGCTGGTTTTTTCTACGCACATGGATACTGTGCCGCCATTTATAGGGTTTAGCGAGGATGCGGATTTCATTTATGGGCGCGGGGTCTGCGATGCGAAGGGAATTATTGCCGCGCAGGTAGCGGCGGCGGAGCGGCTGCGTGCTGAGGGATATTCCATAGGGCTGCTCTTTGTTTCTGGCGAGGAGCGGGATTCGGCTGGGGCGAAGGTGGCGAATGAAAGCCCCAAGGGCAGCCGTTTTTTGATCAATGGTGAGCCCACGGATAATCGGCTGGCGCTGGCTTCCAAAGGCGCTCTGCGAGCGGTACTGACTTCGAAGGGGAAGATGGGGCATTCGGCTTATCCGGAGCTGGGTGAGAGCGCGGTTCACAAGCTGGTGGAGGCGCTGAGCAAGGTGTTGGCCGTGCCGCTGCCGGTCGAGGAGGGAATCGGCGACAGCACGCTGAATGTGGGGCAGATCCAGGGAGGCCGCGCGCCGAATGTGATCGCGGACCATGCCGAGGCGCAGTTGCTGATCCGTCTGGTGGGGGATTCGTCGAGCACGAGGGCGGCAATTGAAGAGGCGGCTGCCGGATTGGCAGAGGTGGACTTCACGCTCGAAATTCCGTTTGTGAAGCTGCGGTCGGTCGAGGGATTTCCGACGATGGTGGCCAAGTTTACGACGGATATTCCGCAATTGACCAACTGGGGTGAGCCGCTGCTGCTGGGGCCAGGATCGATCCACGTGGCGCATACGCCGCACGAGAAGCTGGCTAAAAAGGAATTGCTGGAGTCAGTGAATTTATACGTTGAGATCGCTAAGCGCTTGCTGGGATGA
- a CDS encoding thioredoxin domain-containing protein, producing MSGHDSSVPSSVNLLDQSASSYLRSARHQPVQWHAWGEEAFARARAEDKPILLDIGAVWCHWCHVMDRESYENAELAEILNKYFVAIKVDRDERPDVDARYQAAVSAISGQGGWPLTAFLTSDGKPFFGGTYFPADDRYGRPGFKRVLLTMADVWRERREEALESAGSVMAAVEQNESFSGRGGELNHALVAKIAESVLKQFDARNGGFGSQPKFPHPGALDLLIEVATRTLGMGTGGEQARDAAVLTLEKMSKGGVYDQLAGGFHRYSVDERWVVPHFEKMLYDNTELLRSYVHAFQSFVKPEFALTAKEIVAWLDSTMTDRERGGFYGSQDADIDLDDDGDYFTWTKAEAQAALTAEEFAVAGRYWDIGDLGDMHHNPQKNVLHVKYAVEDVAREAEVSAESALALLTASRTKLVEARAKRPTPFIDQTLYTSWNAMAVTAYLETARVLRMDSARDFALKTLDRLLAESWDGGRELAHVIAYPETVAVARVAGNLDDYAFTVHACVDAWLGTGTIGYYRAAMTLAEAMVELFYDRTAGAFVDTRLDEDEAAKLGALTARRKPLQDSPTPAGNPTAASALLRLEALSGKVEFREIAEDVLGSFAGIVEHFGLYAGSYALALDRLLLDPVQVVIVGTGVEVSKLEALAVARFAVNKTVIRLEAGQLSAENLPEALAETVVHAPVPDGVEAWALICKGRSCLPPIVDSEALLDALEGSV from the coding sequence ATGAGTGGTCACGATTCTTCGGTTCCTTCTTCAGTTAATTTACTGGATCAATCTGCTTCTTCTTACCTGCGGTCTGCGCGGCATCAGCCGGTGCAATGGCATGCGTGGGGAGAGGAGGCTTTTGCGCGTGCGCGTGCGGAGGACAAGCCGATTCTGTTGGATATTGGCGCGGTCTGGTGTCACTGGTGTCATGTGATGGATCGCGAATCGTATGAGAATGCGGAGCTGGCGGAGATCCTGAACAAGTATTTTGTCGCGATTAAGGTGGATCGCGATGAGCGGCCCGATGTGGATGCCCGTTACCAGGCTGCTGTTTCGGCAATCAGCGGGCAGGGTGGCTGGCCGCTGACTGCGTTTCTGACTTCGGATGGGAAGCCGTTTTTTGGTGGAACGTATTTTCCTGCGGACGATCGATACGGACGGCCGGGGTTCAAACGGGTTTTGTTGACGATGGCCGATGTGTGGCGCGAGAGGCGCGAAGAAGCGCTGGAATCGGCAGGCAGCGTGATGGCTGCGGTGGAGCAGAATGAGAGCTTTTCAGGGCGCGGCGGAGAGCTGAATCACGCGTTGGTGGCCAAGATTGCCGAGTCCGTCCTGAAGCAGTTTGACGCGCGCAATGGCGGGTTTGGATCGCAGCCGAAGTTTCCTCATCCTGGAGCGCTGGACCTGTTGATCGAGGTAGCAACGCGGACGCTGGGGATGGGTACGGGTGGCGAACAGGCGCGGGATGCAGCGGTGTTGACACTCGAAAAAATGAGCAAGGGTGGAGTGTATGACCAGCTTGCGGGCGGGTTCCATCGATACTCGGTGGATGAGCGCTGGGTGGTGCCTCATTTTGAAAAGATGCTCTACGACAATACCGAGCTGTTGCGGAGTTATGTGCATGCTTTTCAGAGCTTCGTGAAGCCGGAGTTTGCCCTGACGGCAAAGGAGATTGTTGCCTGGCTGGATTCGACAATGACGGATCGCGAACGGGGTGGATTTTATGGTTCGCAGGATGCGGATATCGATCTGGACGATGATGGCGATTACTTTACATGGACAAAGGCTGAGGCCCAGGCGGCGCTGACTGCGGAGGAGTTCGCGGTGGCGGGGCGCTATTGGGATATCGGCGATCTGGGGGACATGCATCACAATCCGCAGAAGAATGTCTTACATGTGAAGTACGCCGTAGAGGATGTGGCGCGGGAGGCCGAGGTTTCGGCTGAAAGTGCGTTGGCGTTGTTGACGGCGTCGCGGACGAAGCTGGTTGAAGCTCGTGCGAAGAGGCCAACTCCGTTTATTGATCAAACTCTTTATACGAGTTGGAATGCGATGGCGGTTACGGCTTACCTGGAGACTGCGCGGGTTTTGCGGATGGATTCGGCGCGGGATTTTGCACTGAAGACTTTGGATCGGCTGTTGGCTGAGTCATGGGATGGCGGCAGGGAACTGGCGCACGTCATCGCCTATCCGGAGACGGTTGCTGTGGCAAGGGTTGCGGGCAATCTGGATGATTATGCGTTTACGGTTCATGCCTGTGTGGATGCGTGGCTGGGCACGGGAACGATTGGATATTACCGCGCTGCAATGACCCTGGCTGAGGCTATGGTGGAGCTGTTCTATGACAGGACGGCCGGGGCGTTTGTGGATACCCGGCTGGATGAGGATGAGGCGGCCAAGCTGGGAGCGTTGACTGCGCGGCGCAAGCCCTTGCAGGATTCTCCAACGCCTGCCGGGAACCCGACGGCTGCCAGTGCGCTCTTGCGGTTGGAGGCTCTTTCCGGGAAGGTCGAGTTCCGCGAGATTGCCGAGGATGTGCTGGGGTCGTTTGCGGGGATTGTCGAGCATTTTGGCTTGTATGCCGGGAGTTATGCGCTGGCGCTGGATCGGCTTCTGCTCGATCCGGTACAGGTCGTGATCGTCGGAACCGGAGTTGAAGTCAGCAAGCTTGAGGCTCTGGCTGTGGCTCGGTTTGCAGTGAACAAGACGGTGATTCGGCTGGAGGCAGGGCAGCTTTCAGCGGAGAATCTGCCTGAGGCGCTGGCTGAGACAGTGGTCCATGCGCCGGTTCCGGATGGGGTTGAGGCGTGGGCGCTGATTTGCAAAGGGCGTAGTTGCCTGCCTCCGATTGTGGACTCCGAGGCTCTGCTGGATGCGCTTGAGGGGTCGGTTTAG
- a CDS encoding GGDEF domain-containing protein has translation MSSRPAPTLKVLLLFSAAFVFLHVLSFFVFPGNVMAASYPFLILGPIAALAACCWRAINGEALVRRSWILVCIGFLLWNVGMLGSAWEDVFQNAPVKSAYFSDFLYFVYGAPLLLAISSPAEDQGIRVFFWLDVIQVGMTAYLSYVEIFSVAPFLGGETHPMPEPLVLLTYNIENLVLALVVLLRLVASPRGGDERRFYTILGSFLWPYCGIIWFYNWVVVATENHAGFYDLLIDLPFLLLMVLALRDSARESTGELSKKSSLGLFIDNASPIFFTLAMLALGFVIMREHFYIGVAAILSALCIYGIRATLIQSRFMQAQQALQEARDRLEEMSLKDGLTGVANRRCFDQTLESEWNRANRSYHPISLLMVDVDYFKNLNDTHGHRVGDGCLKQIATALSSVLPRKGDLLARYGGEEFAVILPATDRMGAEVIVERMQAAVRALNIKNVTSIGHYATVSIGVAVFNFPQECPATALVEASDRALYRAKENGRNRVEFASTEPLFGM, from the coding sequence ATGTCGAGCCGCCCAGCGCCGACTTTGAAGGTGTTGCTTCTGTTCTCGGCAGCCTTCGTTTTTCTACACGTGCTGAGCTTCTTCGTGTTTCCCGGAAATGTGATGGCGGCGTCCTACCCGTTCCTGATTCTGGGGCCGATCGCTGCGTTGGCCGCCTGTTGCTGGCGGGCGATCAACGGCGAGGCACTCGTTCGGCGAAGCTGGATACTGGTTTGCATCGGTTTCCTGTTGTGGAATGTGGGCATGCTTGGGTCGGCGTGGGAGGATGTTTTTCAAAACGCCCCGGTGAAGTCTGCGTATTTCTCCGACTTTCTGTACTTTGTTTACGGAGCACCTCTGCTGTTGGCGATCTCCTCCCCGGCTGAGGATCAGGGCATTCGCGTGTTCTTCTGGCTTGACGTTATTCAGGTAGGCATGACGGCTTACCTGAGTTACGTCGAGATTTTTTCTGTGGCTCCGTTTCTGGGTGGCGAGACGCATCCGATGCCGGAACCGCTGGTGCTGCTGACCTATAACATCGAGAATCTTGTGTTGGCGCTGGTGGTGTTGCTACGCCTGGTGGCGAGTCCCAGGGGTGGGGATGAGCGGCGGTTTTACACGATACTCGGCAGCTTTTTATGGCCCTATTGCGGGATTATCTGGTTCTACAACTGGGTCGTGGTGGCTACTGAAAATCATGCCGGGTTCTATGACCTGTTGATCGATCTTCCTTTCCTTTTGTTGATGGTCCTGGCTTTGCGAGATTCCGCTCGCGAGAGTACGGGTGAGTTATCGAAGAAGAGCTCACTGGGGCTTTTCATCGACAATGCGAGCCCCATATTTTTTACGCTCGCGATGCTTGCTTTGGGCTTCGTGATCATGCGGGAGCACTTCTATATCGGCGTGGCGGCGATCTTATCGGCGCTGTGTATTTACGGCATCCGGGCCACGTTGATTCAAAGCCGTTTCATGCAGGCGCAACAGGCTCTGCAGGAAGCTAGGGACAGGCTGGAGGAAATGTCTCTCAAGGATGGGCTGACCGGGGTTGCCAATCGGCGGTGTTTTGACCAGACGCTGGAGTCGGAATGGAATCGAGCGAATCGATCCTATCATCCGATTTCGCTGTTGATGGTGGATGTCGATTACTTCAAAAATCTGAACGATACGCATGGACATCGCGTGGGTGACGGCTGCCTGAAGCAGATTGCGACGGCATTGAGCTCGGTTCTTCCGCGTAAAGGGGATCTATTGGCGCGCTACGGCGGCGAGGAGTTTGCAGTGATTTTGCCTGCGACCGACCGCATGGGCGCAGAGGTGATTGTGGAGCGGATGCAGGCGGCTGTCCGGGCATTGAATATAAAAAATGTAACGTCGATCGGCCATTACGCCACGGTGAGCATTGGAGTGGCAGTGTTTAATTTTCCGCAGGAGTGCCCGGCAACGGCCCTGGTGGAAGCCTCGGATCGCGCGCTCTATCGGGCCAAGGAGAATGGGCGCAATCGCGTCGAATTCGCTTCGACCGAGCCGTTGTTTGGGATGTAG
- a CDS encoding porin family protein produces the protein MQWKNVLATFLICLPVGAIAQVAPSAKVRELPIGIGVGFSRYDLDYGPSRYMEGLVVRAGVGLWRGVGVDVSARTIFMNTPPELTRMQQNTFLGGVYYEGPQMYHFRPFVRGAGGVGTIEFPSKNPQYTRDTYTVYAPSAGVEIPITRQVYARGEYEYQFWKDFQSTKYLNPQGFTIGVTYYPHGLRSRRHPEL, from the coding sequence ATGCAGTGGAAAAATGTTCTTGCGACTTTCCTGATTTGTTTGCCGGTCGGCGCGATAGCGCAGGTTGCTCCCTCGGCCAAAGTGAGGGAACTACCGATTGGAATTGGGGTCGGTTTTTCGCGGTACGATCTGGATTACGGGCCCAGCCGGTACATGGAAGGCCTGGTAGTTAGAGCTGGCGTGGGACTGTGGCGCGGTGTGGGCGTGGATGTGAGTGCTCGCACGATTTTTATGAACACACCGCCGGAGTTGACGCGCATGCAGCAGAATACCTTTCTTGGCGGCGTGTATTACGAAGGGCCACAGATGTATCACTTCCGGCCGTTTGTGAGGGGCGCGGGTGGCGTGGGAACAATTGAGTTTCCATCGAAGAATCCGCAGTATACGCGCGATACATACACGGTATACGCGCCGAGCGCTGGTGTTGAGATCCCGATTACGCGCCAGGTTTACGCACGCGGCGAATACGAATATCAGTTCTGGAAGGATTTTCAGAGTACGAAATATCTGAATCCCCAGGGGTTCACGATTGGCGTGACTTACTACCCGCATGGGCTGCGTTCGCGACGGCATCCCGAGTTATAG
- a CDS encoding glycerate kinase type-2 family protein, translating into MTASEHALESLHETATAIFQDALDACNIDSAFDRRIRFTDDGSGEVLTRLMPEGSGPTVLNLNDYRDIQVISIGKAALPMLDTLLSRMKRRKGLRGICCSTESPTQRNWRFRYFEGGHPLPNDDSFAAARAALALLRKADKRTLVIFLISGGSSALFDLPLDPAITLEDTIGFHNALIGSGAPITEINTIRKHFSAVKAGRLALAAAEATKFNILLPDVPLRSLDTLASGPTSPDLTTSEEVREILAKYDLLAKFTPAVRDFFTHPRPNGEDISESLGIKNRLAPFLPRMPWSEKTEPSPAQEVDAFRDSVFEVLLSSHDLVESARTRAEQAGYFTVVDNACDDWDYADAARYLLERFHALRAEHPRCCLISGGEVTVTIDRTPGAGGRNMQFTLECAFDLAKHPGEQLLVFSAGSDGIDGNTRSAGAIADTTTISRATAFGYQPQKELDSFNACPLFTSLGDSVVTGHTGHNLRDLRLLISELEPILN; encoded by the coding sequence ATGACCGCCAGCGAACACGCGCTAGAGTCTCTGCACGAGACCGCCACCGCTATCTTCCAGGACGCACTCGACGCCTGCAACATCGACTCCGCTTTCGACCGCCGCATCCGCTTTACAGACGACGGCTCCGGCGAAGTCCTCACCCGGCTCATGCCTGAAGGCAGCGGACCCACCGTCCTCAACCTGAACGACTACCGCGACATCCAGGTCATCTCCATCGGCAAAGCTGCCCTGCCCATGCTCGACACCCTGCTCTCGCGCATGAAGCGCCGCAAAGGGCTGCGAGGCATCTGTTGCAGCACCGAAAGCCCCACCCAGCGCAACTGGCGTTTTCGCTACTTTGAGGGCGGCCATCCCCTGCCCAACGACGACTCTTTTGCCGCAGCCCGCGCCGCACTTGCGCTGCTCCGCAAAGCCGACAAACGCACCCTTGTCATCTTCCTTATCTCCGGCGGCTCATCCGCTCTCTTCGATCTCCCACTCGACCCCGCTATTACCCTCGAAGACACCATCGGCTTCCACAACGCGCTCATCGGCAGCGGCGCTCCCATTACTGAAATCAATACCATCCGGAAGCATTTCTCCGCCGTCAAAGCGGGCCGTCTGGCGCTCGCCGCCGCCGAAGCTACCAAGTTCAATATTTTGCTTCCCGACGTTCCCCTGCGCAGCCTCGACACGCTGGCCTCAGGCCCAACCTCGCCCGACTTGACCACCTCCGAAGAAGTCCGCGAAATCCTCGCGAAATACGATCTCCTCGCTAAGTTCACGCCCGCTGTCCGCGATTTCTTTACCCACCCGCGCCCCAATGGCGAAGACATCTCCGAATCCCTCGGCATCAAGAATCGTTTGGCGCCCTTTTTGCCACGTATGCCGTGGTCAGAAAAAACGGAGCCGTCTCCGGCCCAGGAAGTCGATGCTTTCCGCGATTCCGTATTTGAAGTCCTGCTCTCCAGCCACGATCTCGTCGAGAGCGCACGCACCCGCGCCGAACAAGCCGGCTACTTTACCGTGGTCGACAACGCCTGTGACGACTGGGATTACGCCGACGCAGCCCGCTATCTTCTCGAACGCTTTCACGCCCTTCGCGCCGAGCATCCCCGCTGCTGCCTCATCTCGGGAGGCGAGGTCACCGTAACCATCGACCGCACCCCCGGCGCCGGTGGCCGCAACATGCAGTTCACTCTTGAATGCGCCTTCGATCTGGCAAAGCATCCCGGCGAACAGCTACTCGTCTTCAGCGCAGGCTCCGATGGCATTGATGGCAACACCCGCTCTGCCGGAGCCATCGCCGACACCACCACCATCAGCCGCGCAACCGCCTTTGGCTATCAGCCGCAGAAAGAACTGGACAGCTTCAACGCCTGCCCTCTTTTCACTTCGCTTGGAGATTCAGTCGTCACCGGCCACACAGGCCACAATCTCCGCGACCTGCGCCTGCTGATCTCCGAACTGGAACCAATCTTGAACTAA
- a CDS encoding GNAT family N-acetyltransferase, translated as MRVRLGTLEDVDAVMALVRRVVPLMRASGNLQWDDVYPNTEVFERDVDLGQLWVAEIDGQIGGIAAITTDQEPEYANVGWDLSETAIVVHRLAVDPDFQGKGIAAALMMQAEAVAQQRGIALLRVDTNTQNVATQRLFPKLGYVLVGEIELSFRPGLLFRCYEKRL; from the coding sequence ATGCGGGTACGGTTGGGAACGTTAGAAGATGTGGATGCAGTGATGGCGCTGGTGCGGCGCGTGGTGCCGCTGATGCGGGCGAGCGGAAACCTGCAGTGGGACGATGTTTATCCGAATACAGAAGTCTTTGAGAGGGATGTGGATCTGGGCCAGTTGTGGGTAGCGGAAATCGATGGGCAGATTGGTGGCATTGCGGCGATTACTACGGATCAGGAACCGGAGTACGCCAATGTCGGGTGGGACTTGTCTGAAACGGCCATCGTGGTTCATCGGTTGGCAGTCGATCCTGACTTTCAGGGAAAGGGAATTGCGGCGGCGCTGATGATGCAGGCAGAGGCTGTGGCACAGCAGCGGGGGATTGCGCTTTTGCGTGTGGATACAAATACGCAAAACGTGGCGACGCAAAGGCTCTTTCCGAAATTGGGGTATGTGCTGGTCGGGGAGATTGAGCTTAGTTTTCGTCCTGGATTGTTGTTTCGGTGTTACGAGAAACGGTTGTAG
- a CDS encoding alpha/beta hydrolase translates to MSDTIPAPAAPTTLRSFYLAGPAGRLEALLNEGSSNEGSSDAPSGAPFVTLISHPHPLGGGTMHNKVVYHAAKVFSSLGWPVLRFNFRGTGLSEGQHNGHAEFEDVRAGLDWLTAEYRKPIVAAGFSFGAAMGLKATIDYPGIAGFAALGLPTHAEGRDYSYKFLPSLTFPKLFLSGDRDQYAPADQLRTVAASASEPKQLALIPNADHFFVGQLEPMQAALRQWLQQTFLMTPNSGESAQ, encoded by the coding sequence ATGTCAGACACCATTCCCGCCCCCGCAGCTCCGACTACTTTGCGCAGCTTCTACCTGGCCGGTCCGGCGGGCCGCCTTGAAGCCCTGCTCAATGAAGGTAGTTCCAATGAAGGCAGTTCCGACGCCCCATCTGGCGCCCCGTTCGTTACCCTTATCAGCCATCCCCACCCGCTCGGTGGCGGCACCATGCACAACAAGGTCGTCTACCATGCGGCCAAAGTCTTCAGTTCCCTCGGCTGGCCCGTCCTCCGCTTCAACTTCCGCGGCACCGGCCTGAGCGAAGGCCAACACAACGGCCACGCCGAATTCGAAGACGTCCGCGCCGGTCTCGACTGGCTCACCGCTGAATACCGCAAGCCCATCGTCGCCGCTGGATTCTCCTTCGGAGCGGCAATGGGCCTTAAGGCCACGATCGACTATCCCGGCATAGCTGGCTTTGCCGCACTGGGACTGCCGACCCACGCCGAGGGCCGCGACTACAGCTACAAATTCCTGCCCAGCCTGACCTTCCCAAAACTCTTCCTAAGCGGCGATCGCGACCAGTACGCCCCTGCGGACCAGCTCCGCACCGTCGCTGCATCCGCCTCCGAACCAAAGCAACTTGCACTCATCCCCAACGCCGACCACTTCTTTGTCGGCCAGCTCGAACCCATGCAGGCTGCTCTTCGCCAATGGCTTCAGCAGACATTTCTTATGACTCCAAATTCAGGAGAATCAGCGCAATGA